CCGCCGTCGTCCGCATGCCGCGGCGGGCGAGCAGGGAAGCCGCAAAGAGGCCGTCACCGCCGTTATTGCCCTTGCCTGCCAGGACTGTGACGCTGGCGCCGGCCACCTTCCGCCTGGCCTTAATCAAACGGGCCACTGCCTGTGCCAGGCCGTATGCGGCCCGTTGCATGAGAACAGCGCCCTCACCGGAGTCCAGGAGCGGTTGTTCCGCGTCCCTGATCTGTTGTCCGGTGAAGGCGCTGATCATCGCTATATTAAGGTCCGTTTAGCCCTCGGCGAGGACATATGCCGTGGCGATGCCGCCGTCGTGGCTCATTGACAGGTGCCAGCGTTTAACGCCCTTGGCGTCAGAAACGGCCAGAACCGTTCCTTTGACCTGGACGGTAGGACCATTCTCGTCAAGACCTATCCAGCAGTCCTGCCAGTTCATGCCCGCCGGGGCACCCAGGACCTTGGCCACCGCTTCCTTGGCAGCGAAGCGCGCAGCGAGTGACCTGGTGTTAAGTTCCCGTTCCGCAGGTACAAACAGCCTGTCCTTGAGCCCGGGGGTACGCTCCAGCTGCCGGGCGAACCGTTCGATGTCTACGACGTCTACGCCGATGCCAACAATCATGCGGTTATTCTACGGTCACGCTCTTGGCGAGGTTACGCGGCTGATCGACGTCGTAACCCTTCGCCCCGGCCAGTTCAGCAGCAAAGATCTGCAGAGGCACGGTGGTGAGCAGCGGCATGAGCAACGTGGGCGTCTCCGGGACGTAGAACACGTGCTCTGCGTAATCCTTGACCGACTCGTCGCCTTCCTCCGCAATGACCAGGGTACGTGCACCACGTGCGCGGACTTCCTGGATGTTGCTGACAACCTTGGAGTGCAGGGAGTCGCGGCCACGCGGGGACGGGACAACCACGAAAACCGGCTGGCCGTCGTCGATCAGGGCGATCGGACCATGCTTGAGTTCACCGGCGGCGAAGCCTTCAGCGTGGATGTAGGCAATTTCCTTGAGCTTCAAGGCGCCTTCCAGGGCCACAGGGAAGCCAACGTGGCGGCCCAGGAACAAGACGGACTTTTCGTCCTTCATGCTGCGGGCGAGTTCGCGCAAGGGACCTGCGTTGTCCAGGATCTTCTGAATCTTGGCCGGGATCTTGTTCAGGTCCGCGAGGACGTCCTTGATCTGGCCCGAGAAGATGTTGCCACGCAGCTGGGCCAGGTAAAGGCCAAGCAGGTAGGCGGCGGTGATCTGCGCGAGGAACGCCTTGGTGGACGCAACAGCAATTTCCGGACCAGCGTGCGTGTAGAGCACGGCATCGGATTCGCGCGGGATGGTGGAACCGTTGGTGTTGCAGATGGAGATCGTCTTGGCGCCCTGTTCGCGGGCGTAGCGGACTGCCATGAGCGTATCCATGGTCTCGCCGGACTGGCTGATGGACACTACCAGGGTGTTGGCGTCGACGATCGGATCGCGGTAACGGAACTCGTGTGCGAGCTCTACTTCCGTGGGGATACGGCACCAGTTTTCGATCGCGTACTTGGCAACCAGGCCAGCGTAGGCCGCGGTGCCGCAAGCGAGAACGATGATCTTGTCTACCTGCTTGAGCAGCTCCGGATCGATGCGGACTTCGTCCAGCGTCAGCTTTCCGTTGAGGTCCGAACGTCCCAGGAGAGTCTGGGCTACGGCGTCGGGCTGGTCGTGGATTTCCTTCTCCATGAAGGAGCTGAAGCCACCCTTTTCGGCAGAAGCCGGGTCCCAGTCGACGTGGTATTCCTTGCCTTCAGCGGGAGCGCCGAAGAAGTCCGTGATCTCCACGGAGTCCGCGGTGATGGTGACGATCTGGTCCTGGCCGAGCTCCACGGCGCGACGCGTGTAGTCGATAAAACCGGAGACGTCCGAGCCGAGGAAGTTCTCGCCTTCGCCAAGGCCAACCACCAGCGGGGAATTACGACGGGCTGCCACGACG
This window of the Arthrobacter sp. StoSoilB5 genome carries:
- a CDS encoding holo-ACP synthase, whose product is MIVGIGVDVVDIERFARQLERTPGLKDRLFVPAERELNTRSLAARFAAKEAVAKVLGAPAGMNWQDCWIGLDENGPTVQVKGTVLAVSDAKGVKRWHLSMSHDGGIATAYVLAEG
- the glmS gene encoding glutamine--fructose-6-phosphate transaminase (isomerizing) gives rise to the protein MCGIVGYVGNSSRKAAGHSALDVVVEGLRRLEYRGYDSAGVAVVADGTISSRKKSGKLSNLISELEANPVPESLTGIGHTRWATHGGPTDRNAHPHLSDGGRLALIHNGIIENFAELKQELLGKGVTFESETDTEVAAALVGNIFRNDLNGNAGDLTKAMRLACQRLEGAFTLLAVHADQPDVVVAARRNSPLVVGLGEGENFLGSDVSGFIDYTRRAVELGQDQIVTITADSVEITDFFGAPAEGKEYHVDWDPASAEKGGFSSFMEKEIHDQPDAVAQTLLGRSDLNGKLTLDEVRIDPELLKQVDKIIVLACGTAAYAGLVAKYAIENWCRIPTEVELAHEFRYRDPIVDANTLVVSISQSGETMDTLMAVRYAREQGAKTISICNTNGSTIPRESDAVLYTHAGPEIAVASTKAFLAQITAAYLLGLYLAQLRGNIFSGQIKDVLADLNKIPAKIQKILDNAGPLRELARSMKDEKSVLFLGRHVGFPVALEGALKLKEIAYIHAEGFAAGELKHGPIALIDDGQPVFVVVPSPRGRDSLHSKVVSNIQEVRARGARTLVIAEEGDESVKDYAEHVFYVPETPTLLMPLLTTVPLQIFAAELAGAKGYDVDQPRNLAKSVTVE